A genomic region of Arachis hypogaea cultivar Tifrunner chromosome 5, arahy.Tifrunner.gnm2.J5K5, whole genome shotgun sequence contains the following coding sequences:
- the LOC112799645 gene encoding polygalacturonase At1g48100 isoform X2 yields the protein MKRNRSFCQLFLLSFLVIVITIITFSIISVEARKNNHRQNMINKRLPKRHTRGRATSPSPSPSPSPPLSTNTFDIMSFGAKGNGISDDSQALVVAWRSACKVGGATVLVPSKLKFLLKPLTLQGPCMPDLTLQIDGTLVAPEEASSWPKSSLYQWINFKWLQNFTLKGSGTLDGQGSNWWTTSSSSEPYNYETQKSYSKHIPYMKPTNTHDVQIQHSDIQTGDDCVSIQTGCSKVHVHHIMCGPGHGISLGGLGKDKSVACVSDIIVEDISMKNTLYGARIKTWQGGNGMVKNVRFSRIQLYDVMYPIMIDQYYCDKHACKNETEAVVISGVKFNQISGTYGVQPIHLACSNSLPCTDVDLIDIQLRPSIKYQGLLQQAVCWNSYGTSQGPLLPSSIHYCLRSGGGSIKRIARSHDTLCY from the exons ATGAAGAGGAACAGAAGCTTCTGTCAACTATTTTTGCTCTCCTTTTTGGTGATTGTGATAACTATTATCACCTTCTCTATAATCTCAGTAGAAGCAAGGAAGAACAATCATCGCCAAAACATGATTAACAAAAGACTCCCCAAACGTCACACAAGAGGGAGAGCCACATCACCATCGCCATCTCCGTCGCCGTCTCCGCCACTGTCCACCAACACTTTTGATATTATGTCCTTTGGCGCAAAGGGCAATGGAATTTCTGATGATTCACAG GCACTTGTAGTTGCATGGAGAAGTGCATGCAAAGTTGGTGGTGCTACAGTTTTAGTTCCATCTAAACTCAAATTCCTTCTCAAACCCCTCACTTTACAAGGCCCTTGTATGCCAGATCTCACTCTTCAG ATTGATGGAACTCTAGTGGCTCCAGAAGAGGCATCTTCATGGCCAAAATCAAGTTTATATCAGTGGATAAATTTCAAATGGCTACAGAACTTCACACTCAAAGGATCTGGAACTCTTGATGGCCAAGGCTCTAATTGGTGGACTACTTCCTCCTCTTCAGAACCTTATAATTATGAGACCCAG AAGAGCTACTCTAAACACATTCCATACATGAAGCCAACT AACACACACGATGTGCAAATTCAGCACTCTGATATTCAAACTG GAGATGACTGTGTATCCATCCAAACCGGTTGCTCTAAGGTTCATGTCCACCATATTATGTGTGGCCCCGGCCATGGTATAAG TTTAGGAGGATTAGGGAAAGACAAAAGCGTGGCATGTGTATCTGACATCATAGTTGAGGATATCTCAATGAAAAATACTCTATATGGAGCAAGGATCAAAACATGGCAG gGTGGAAATGGTATGGTTAAAAATGTGAGATTCTCAAGAATCCAACTGTATGATGTTATGTATCCAATAATGATAGACCAATACTATTGTGACAAGCATGCGTGTAAGAACGAAACAGAAGCAGTGGTGATTTCAGGTGTTAAGTTCAACCAAATAAGTGGGACTTATGGGGTGCAACCTATCCATCTAGCGTGCAGCAACTCCTTACCATGCACCGACGTTGACTTAATTGACATTCAACTTAGACCCTCTATTAAGTACCAAGGTTTATTAcagcaagctgtgtgttggaacTCTTATGGAACTTCTCAAGGACCTTTGCTACCTTCAAGCATTCATTATTGCTTAAGAAGTGGTGGTGGATCAATCAAGAGGATAGCAAGGTCACATGATACTTTATGTTACTAA
- the LOC112799645 gene encoding polygalacturonase At1g48100 isoform X1 produces MKRNRSFCQLFLLSFLVIVITIITFSIISVEARKNNHRQNMINKRLPKRHTRGRATSPSPSPSPSPPLSTNTFDIMSFGAKGNGISDDSQALVVAWRSACKVGGATVLVPSKLKFLLKPLTLQGPCMPDLTLQIDGTLVAPEEASSWPKSSLYQWINFKWLQNFTLKGSGTLDGQGSNWWTTSSSSEPYNYETQKSYSKHIPYMKPTAVRFYSSNHITVRDIRIINSPLCHLKFDNSKGIQVSNITISSPQNSPNTDGIHLQNTHDVQIQHSDIQTGDDCVSIQTGCSKVHVHHIMCGPGHGISLGGLGKDKSVACVSDIIVEDISMKNTLYGARIKTWQGGNGMVKNVRFSRIQLYDVMYPIMIDQYYCDKHACKNETEAVVISGVKFNQISGTYGVQPIHLACSNSLPCTDVDLIDIQLRPSIKYQGLLQQAVCWNSYGTSQGPLLPSSIHYCLRSGGGSIKRIARSHDTLCY; encoded by the exons ATGAAGAGGAACAGAAGCTTCTGTCAACTATTTTTGCTCTCCTTTTTGGTGATTGTGATAACTATTATCACCTTCTCTATAATCTCAGTAGAAGCAAGGAAGAACAATCATCGCCAAAACATGATTAACAAAAGACTCCCCAAACGTCACACAAGAGGGAGAGCCACATCACCATCGCCATCTCCGTCGCCGTCTCCGCCACTGTCCACCAACACTTTTGATATTATGTCCTTTGGCGCAAAGGGCAATGGAATTTCTGATGATTCACAG GCACTTGTAGTTGCATGGAGAAGTGCATGCAAAGTTGGTGGTGCTACAGTTTTAGTTCCATCTAAACTCAAATTCCTTCTCAAACCCCTCACTTTACAAGGCCCTTGTATGCCAGATCTCACTCTTCAG ATTGATGGAACTCTAGTGGCTCCAGAAGAGGCATCTTCATGGCCAAAATCAAGTTTATATCAGTGGATAAATTTCAAATGGCTACAGAACTTCACACTCAAAGGATCTGGAACTCTTGATGGCCAAGGCTCTAATTGGTGGACTACTTCCTCCTCTTCAGAACCTTATAATTATGAGACCCAG AAGAGCTACTCTAAACACATTCCATACATGAAGCCAACT GCTGTGAGATTCTATTCTAGCAACCATATAACAGTTCGTGATATCAGAATCATAAACAGTCCCTTATGCCATCTAAAATTTGATAACTCAAAGGGGATTCAAGTTTCCAACATTACAATTTCTTCCCCACAGAATAGCCCTAACACTGATGGAATTCACTTGCAGAACACACACGATGTGCAAATTCAGCACTCTGATATTCAAACTG GAGATGACTGTGTATCCATCCAAACCGGTTGCTCTAAGGTTCATGTCCACCATATTATGTGTGGCCCCGGCCATGGTATAAG TTTAGGAGGATTAGGGAAAGACAAAAGCGTGGCATGTGTATCTGACATCATAGTTGAGGATATCTCAATGAAAAATACTCTATATGGAGCAAGGATCAAAACATGGCAG gGTGGAAATGGTATGGTTAAAAATGTGAGATTCTCAAGAATCCAACTGTATGATGTTATGTATCCAATAATGATAGACCAATACTATTGTGACAAGCATGCGTGTAAGAACGAAACAGAAGCAGTGGTGATTTCAGGTGTTAAGTTCAACCAAATAAGTGGGACTTATGGGGTGCAACCTATCCATCTAGCGTGCAGCAACTCCTTACCATGCACCGACGTTGACTTAATTGACATTCAACTTAGACCCTCTATTAAGTACCAAGGTTTATTAcagcaagctgtgtgttggaacTCTTATGGAACTTCTCAAGGACCTTTGCTACCTTCAAGCATTCATTATTGCTTAAGAAGTGGTGGTGGATCAATCAAGAGGATAGCAAGGTCACATGATACTTTATGTTACTAA